The Pseudomonas fluorescens genome includes a window with the following:
- a CDS encoding DUF2442 domain-containing protein, with translation MLPMKRPRLLAVQALLPFSLELTFIDGQQLTLDLSADVQRYPGLQPLLKEAAFGDASVGDDGWSVEWPELDIQIGADTLYLDALAQNAVDENTRIFIDWRARTGLSLNQAAEALGVSARSISRYSSGREAVPRSLALACLGWDSLQRGAGIAAAEPIGRYTVTRKP, from the coding sequence ATGTTACCCATGAAACGGCCGCGGCTATTGGCCGTGCAGGCTTTATTGCCGTTCAGTCTTGAACTGACGTTCATCGACGGGCAGCAATTGACGCTGGACTTGAGTGCCGACGTACAACGTTACCCAGGCTTGCAGCCTTTGCTGAAAGAGGCAGCGTTTGGAGACGCGAGCGTGGGGGATGATGGTTGGAGCGTGGAATGGCCCGAACTGGATATCCAGATCGGTGCCGATACCTTGTATCTGGATGCGCTGGCGCAGAATGCCGTGGATGAAAATACCCGTATCTTCATCGATTGGCGTGCCCGTACCGGCCTATCGCTGAACCAGGCGGCTGAAGCACTGGGGGTCAGCGCTCGCAGCATCAGCCGCTATAGCAGTGGGCGCGAGGCTGTACCGCGTTCGTTGGCCCTCGCGTGCTTGGGATGGGACTCGCTGCAGCGTGGCGCGGGCATCGCGGCGGCGGAACCGATCGGCCGCTACACCGTCACGCGCAAACCCTAA
- a CDS encoding DUF4160 domain-containing protein, which yields MSTKYRFKNTYRIQLRERDHPPPHVHLTGGGVDVMLSLETVEVMMGRAPPLIIKEALDWVRVHQAQLLEDWKRCYP from the coding sequence ATGTCTACTAAATATCGATTCAAAAATACTTACCGCATTCAACTGCGTGAACGAGACCATCCACCGCCCCATGTTCACCTGACGGGTGGTGGGGTGGATGTGATGTTGAGCCTGGAAACCGTGGAAGTGATGATGGGCCGTGCGCCGCCGTTGATCATCAAGGAAGCGCTGGACTGGGTCAGGGTCCATCAGGCGCAACTGTTGGAGGATTGGAAACGATGTTACCCATGA
- a CDS encoding AAA family ATPase, with protein sequence MKFEGTSAYVATDDLKLAVNAAITLERPLLVKGEPGTGKTMLAEQLAESFGARLITWHIKSTTKAHQGLYEYDAVSRLRDSQLGVDKVHDVRNYLKKGKLWEAFESEERVILLIDEIDKADIEFPNDLLQELDKMEFYVYETDETIKAKQRPIIIITSNNEKELPDAFLRRCFFHYIAFPDRVTLQKIVDVHYPDIKKDLVSEALDVFFDVRKVPGLKKKPSTSELVDWLKLLMADNIGEAVLRERDPTKAIPPLAGALVKNEQDVQLLERLAFMSRRGTR encoded by the coding sequence ATGAAGTTCGAAGGCACCAGCGCCTACGTGGCCACCGATGACCTGAAACTGGCCGTGAACGCCGCCATCACCCTGGAGCGGCCGCTGCTGGTCAAGGGCGAACCGGGCACCGGCAAGACCATGCTCGCCGAGCAACTGGCCGAGTCCTTCGGCGCGCGCTTGATCACCTGGCACATCAAGTCCACCACCAAGGCTCACCAGGGCCTGTACGAGTACGATGCGGTCAGCCGCCTGCGGGACTCGCAATTGGGCGTGGACAAGGTCCATGACGTGCGCAACTACCTGAAGAAGGGCAAGCTCTGGGAAGCGTTCGAGTCCGAGGAGCGGGTGATCCTGCTGATCGACGAAATCGACAAGGCCGATATCGAGTTCCCCAACGACCTGTTGCAGGAACTCGACAAGATGGAGTTCTACGTCTACGAGACCGACGAAACCATCAAGGCCAAGCAACGGCCGATCATCATCATTACCTCCAACAACGAAAAAGAGCTGCCGGATGCGTTCCTGCGCCGCTGTTTCTTCCATTACATCGCCTTCCCCGACCGCGTCACCCTGCAGAAAATCGTCGACGTGCATTACCCGGACATCAAGAAGGACCTGGTCAGTGAAGCACTGGACGTGTTCTTCGACGTGCGCAAGGTGCCGGGCCTGAAGAAAAAGCCTTCCACTTCCGAACTGGTGGACTGGCTCAAGCTGCTGATGGCCGACAACATCGGCGAAGCGGTGCTGCGCGAGCGCGATCCGACCAAGGCCATCCCGCCGCTGGCAGGAGCCTTGGTCAAGAACGAACAGGACGTGCAATTGCTCGAGCGCCTGGCGTTCATGAGCCGCCGCGGCACTCGCTGA
- a CDS encoding vWA domain-containing protein: MLLNLFNEMRAAKVPVSVRELLDLINALKQRVIFADMDEFYYLSRAILVKDERHFDKFDRAFAAYFNGLEKLDDHLQALIPEDWLRKEFERSLTDEERAQIQSLGGLDKLIEEFKKRLEEQKERHAGGNKWIGTGGTSPFGSGGFNPEGIRVGDAGKRQGKAVKVWDQREYKNLDDQVELGTRNIKIALRRLRKFARQGAAEELDIDGTIDHTARDAGLLNIQMRPERRNTVKLLLLFDIGGSMDAHVKICEELFSACKTEFKHLEYFYFHNFVYESVWKNNLRRTSERTSTQDLLHKYGADYKVIFIGDAAMAPYEITQAGGSVEHWNEEAGYVWMQRFMEKYKKLIWINPYPKDTWGYTASTNIVRELVEDRMYPLTLRGLEEGMRFLSK; this comes from the coding sequence ATGCTGCTTAACCTGTTCAATGAAATGCGCGCCGCCAAGGTGCCCGTGTCGGTGCGTGAACTGCTGGACCTGATCAACGCGCTGAAACAGCGGGTGATCTTCGCCGACATGGACGAGTTCTATTACCTATCCCGGGCGATCCTGGTGAAGGACGAACGGCATTTCGACAAGTTCGACCGGGCGTTCGCCGCCTACTTCAACGGCCTGGAGAAACTCGACGATCATCTCCAGGCGCTGATTCCCGAAGACTGGTTGCGCAAGGAGTTCGAGCGCTCGTTGACTGACGAAGAGCGGGCGCAGATCCAGTCCCTGGGCGGCCTGGACAAGCTGATCGAAGAATTCAAGAAGCGCCTGGAAGAACAGAAGGAACGCCATGCCGGCGGCAACAAGTGGATCGGCACCGGCGGCACCAGCCCGTTCGGCTCCGGCGGCTTCAACCCCGAAGGCATCCGGGTCGGCGACGCCGGCAAGCGCCAGGGCAAGGCTGTGAAGGTCTGGGACCAGCGCGAGTACAAGAACCTCGACGACCAGGTGGAACTGGGCACCCGCAACATCAAGATCGCCCTGCGCCGCCTGCGCAAGTTCGCCCGCCAAGGCGCGGCCGAAGAGCTGGACATCGACGGCACCATCGACCACACCGCCCGGGACGCTGGCCTGTTGAACATCCAGATGCGCCCGGAGCGACGCAACACCGTGAAGTTGTTGCTGTTGTTCGACATCGGCGGCTCGATGGATGCCCACGTGAAGATCTGCGAAGAACTGTTCTCGGCCTGCAAGACCGAGTTCAAGCACCTGGAGTATTTCTACTTCCACAACTTCGTGTACGAGTCGGTGTGGAAAAACAACCTGCGCCGTACCTCGGAACGCACCTCGACCCAGGATTTGCTGCACAAGTACGGTGCCGACTACAAAGTGATCTTCATCGGCGACGCCGCCATGGCCCCCTATGAAATCACCCAGGCCGGCGGCAGCGTCGAACACTGGAATGAAGAGGCTGGCTATGTGTGGATGCAGCGTTTCATGGAGAAGTACAAGAAGCTCATCTGGATCAATCCGTACCCCAAGGACACCTGGGGCTATACCGCCTCGACCAACATCGTGCGCGAGTTGGTGGAAGACCGGATGTATCCGCTGACTTTGCGGGGGTTGGAGGAAGGGATGCGGTTTCTTTCCAAGTGA
- a CDS encoding biotin-dependent carboxyltransferase family protein, which yields MSRLLIEASTPLCLLQDAGRFGVRHLGVTQGGAADWLSMAWANWMLGNGLDAAVVEITLGGFTVVAEEDCVLALAGADLGARIDGQGVASWRFFSLRKGQVLALTQPVLGARAYLAAPGGFNAPAVLGSRATVVREELGGLDGRGRALSRGEHLSYSGAATPRPMPHTRIPDFQQAQPLDLILGAQNGAFSGQSLFDAFNTPWTLDSRADRMGMRLLGTALAYQGPAMISEGIPLGAVQVPPDGQPIVLLNDRQTIGGYPRLGALTPLALARLAQCLPGAQVRLRPVVQEVAHRQQVECLRSFLDR from the coding sequence ATGAGCCGCTTGTTGATCGAGGCCAGCACACCGCTGTGCCTGTTGCAGGACGCCGGCCGTTTCGGCGTGAGGCACCTGGGTGTGACCCAGGGCGGGGCGGCGGACTGGCTGTCGATGGCCTGGGCCAATTGGATGCTCGGCAATGGCCTGGACGCGGCGGTGGTGGAGATTACCCTCGGCGGCTTTACCGTAGTGGCCGAAGAGGATTGCGTGCTGGCGCTGGCCGGGGCGGACCTGGGCGCGCGAATAGACGGCCAGGGCGTGGCATCGTGGCGTTTCTTCAGTCTGCGCAAGGGCCAGGTGCTGGCGCTCACCCAGCCCGTGCTCGGTGCTCGGGCCTATCTGGCGGCCCCTGGCGGTTTCAATGCGCCTGCGGTACTGGGCAGCCGGGCGACGGTCGTGCGCGAGGAACTGGGTGGCCTGGATGGGCGAGGGCGAGCGCTGAGTCGTGGCGAGCACCTGAGCTATTCAGGCGCGGCGACGCCTCGGCCCATGCCGCACACGCGGATTCCGGACTTCCAGCAAGCGCAGCCGCTGGACCTGATCCTGGGGGCGCAGAATGGCGCATTTAGCGGGCAGAGTCTGTTCGACGCGTTCAACACCCCGTGGACACTGGACAGTCGCGCCGACCGCATGGGCATGCGCTTGCTGGGCACGGCGTTGGCGTATCAGGGGCCGGCGATGATTTCCGAGGGCATTCCGCTCGGTGCGGTGCAGGTGCCGCCGGATGGCCAACCGATCGTGCTGCTCAACGACCGGCAAACCATCGGTGGCTATCCACGCCTGGGCGCCTTGACGCCGTTGGCCCTGGCCCGGTTGGCGCAATGCCTGCCGGGGGCGCAGGTACGGTTGCGGCCGGTGGTGCAGGAGGTTGCGCATCGCCAGCAGGTTGAGTGTCTGCGTAGTTTTCTCGACCGCTAA
- the pxpB gene encoding 5-oxoprolinase subunit PxpB encodes MRPRLEVVAVDCLMVRLFDEIAEANMPWMLAASERLRAVFAEHLIDLVPSYTTLMVHYDLLALNTVQARELIDEALNNLSPDARSAGQCHVLPVWYDLSVGPELELLASRSGLTVAQVIRRHSEREYQVFALGFAPGFAFMGLVDEELASPRLDTPRKRVAAGSVGIAERQTAAYPVVSPGGWNLIGRTPAKLFDRERDGYSLMQPGDTVRFAPVDHAEFIALGGDDTPLETQA; translated from the coding sequence ATGAGACCACGCTTGGAAGTGGTGGCGGTGGACTGCTTGATGGTGCGCCTGTTCGATGAGATCGCCGAGGCCAACATGCCCTGGATGCTCGCCGCCAGCGAGCGCCTGCGAGCGGTGTTTGCCGAGCATCTGATTGACCTGGTGCCGTCCTATACCACGTTGATGGTGCACTACGATTTGCTCGCCCTGAACACGGTGCAGGCTCGTGAATTGATCGATGAGGCGTTGAATAACCTTTCACCGGATGCCCGGTCCGCCGGCCAATGCCACGTGCTGCCGGTGTGGTACGACCTCAGTGTCGGGCCGGAGCTGGAGCTGCTGGCGAGCCGCAGCGGGCTGACGGTCGCCCAGGTGATCCGTCGCCACAGTGAACGCGAGTACCAGGTGTTTGCCTTGGGCTTCGCCCCCGGTTTCGCCTTCATGGGGCTGGTGGATGAAGAGTTGGCTTCACCGCGCCTCGACACGCCGCGCAAGCGCGTGGCCGCCGGCAGTGTCGGCATTGCCGAGCGCCAGACTGCGGCGTATCCGGTGGTGTCGCCCGGTGGCTGGAACCTGATCGGTCGCACCCCGGCCAAACTGTTTGATCGCGAGCGCGATGGCTACAGCCTGATGCAGCCGGGGGACACGGTGCGTTTCGCCCCCGTGGACCATGCCGAATTCATCGCGCTGGGTGGCGACGACACACCGCTGGAGACCCAGGCATGA
- a CDS encoding 5-oxoprolinase subunit PxpA, protein MNRLLLNCDIGESFGNWTMGLDAEVMPFIDCANIACGFHAGDPSIMRKTVSLALSHGVRIGAHPAYQDLAGFGRRSMAYGAQELQDLLHYQIGALDGICRAQGGRVSYVKPHGAMYNDMMANPAQLRAVIQAVAAYDRQLPLMLMATRDNSAAQALGDEYGLTLWFEAFADRAYDSAGRLVSRQAPGAVHHDPEVIVGQALAIARGNALTASDGSALHLIANTLCVHGDNASSVAAVQRIREALDRQSAP, encoded by the coding sequence GTGAACCGCCTGCTATTGAATTGCGACATCGGCGAAAGCTTCGGCAACTGGACCATGGGTCTGGACGCCGAGGTGATGCCCTTCATCGATTGCGCCAACATCGCCTGCGGCTTTCATGCCGGCGACCCGAGCATCATGCGCAAGACCGTCAGCCTGGCCCTGAGCCATGGCGTGCGAATCGGCGCGCACCCGGCCTATCAGGATCTGGCGGGCTTCGGCCGGCGTTCCATGGCCTACGGCGCCCAGGAATTGCAGGACCTGCTGCATTACCAGATCGGCGCCCTCGACGGCATCTGCCGGGCGCAAGGCGGGCGGGTCAGCTACGTCAAGCCCCACGGCGCGATGTACAACGACATGATGGCCAACCCGGCGCAACTGCGCGCGGTGATCCAGGCTGTTGCGGCCTATGATCGGCAACTGCCGCTGATGCTCATGGCGACCCGGGACAACAGCGCCGCCCAGGCCCTGGGCGATGAGTACGGCCTGACCCTGTGGTTTGAAGCCTTTGCCGACCGCGCCTACGACAGTGCCGGTCGCCTGGTTTCGCGGCAAGCACCGGGTGCCGTGCACCACGATCCCGAGGTGATTGTCGGGCAGGCCCTGGCTATCGCCCGCGGCAATGCGTTGACCGCCAGTGACGGCAGCGCCTTGCACCTTATTGCCAACACTTTGTGCGTACACGGCGACAACGCCAGCTCCGTGGCGGCCGTGCAACGCATCCGCGAAGCCCTGGACCGGCAGAGTGCACCATGA
- a CDS encoding MFS transporter: MSAPDTLGVPQPQARSGPFDWYRNINQQERRTFWSCKIGYALDGMDTQMLSFVVPTLIAMWGITTGQAGLIHTSTLIASAIGGWVAGILSDRIGRVRTLQLTVLWFAFFTFLCGFAQNYEQLLIARTLMGFGFGGEWTAGAVLMGEVIRAKDRGKAVGMVQSGWALGWGMTAILYALLFSVLPPEDAWRALFILGIVPAVFVIFVRRLVKDPEVYNQTKARLTPENPAKFYEIFAPGILFTTLRASLLTTGALGGYYAITSWLPTFLKNERGLSVLSTGGYLAMVIVGSYVGYVISAYLSDILGRKKNFVLYAVGSFTIVLLYTQVPVSNNVMLWLGFPLGFFASGMFSGMGSFLTELFPTRIRGSGQGFCYNIGRAVAALFPLLIGILSQKVPLSVGIGAFAAVSYGVVILAALSLPETQGKQLEAE; this comes from the coding sequence ATGAGTGCACCCGACACGCTCGGCGTCCCCCAACCCCAGGCCCGTTCCGGCCCATTCGATTGGTATCGCAACATCAACCAGCAGGAACGTCGCACCTTCTGGAGCTGCAAGATCGGCTACGCCCTGGACGGCATGGACACGCAGATGCTCAGTTTCGTGGTGCCGACCCTGATCGCGATGTGGGGCATTACCACTGGCCAGGCAGGCCTGATTCACACCAGTACCTTGATCGCTTCGGCCATTGGCGGCTGGGTGGCAGGCATTCTCTCGGACCGCATCGGGCGGGTGCGCACCCTGCAACTGACGGTGCTGTGGTTCGCCTTCTTCACCTTTTTGTGCGGCTTTGCCCAGAACTATGAACAACTGCTGATCGCCCGCACATTGATGGGCTTCGGTTTTGGCGGCGAATGGACCGCCGGCGCCGTGTTGATGGGTGAAGTGATTCGTGCCAAGGATCGCGGCAAGGCGGTGGGCATGGTGCAGTCGGGTTGGGCGCTGGGCTGGGGCATGACGGCGATCCTGTATGCGCTGCTGTTCTCGGTGCTGCCGCCGGAAGACGCCTGGCGCGCACTGTTCATCCTCGGCATCGTGCCGGCGGTGTTCGTGATTTTCGTCCGCCGACTGGTCAAGGATCCGGAAGTCTATAACCAGACCAAGGCCCGGCTGACGCCGGAAAACCCAGCGAAGTTCTACGAGATTTTTGCCCCCGGCATTCTCTTCACCACCCTTCGCGCCTCGCTGCTGACCACCGGTGCCCTGGGCGGTTACTACGCCATCACGTCCTGGCTGCCGACGTTCCTGAAAAATGAGCGTGGCCTGAGTGTATTGAGTACCGGCGGCTACCTGGCGATGGTGATCGTCGGTTCCTACGTGGGCTATGTCATCAGTGCGTATCTGTCGGACATCCTGGGACGCAAAAAGAACTTTGTCCTGTACGCCGTCGGCTCTTTCACCATCGTCCTGCTGTATACCCAGGTGCCGGTGAGCAATAACGTGATGCTCTGGCTGGGCTTTCCCTTGGGGTTCTTCGCGTCGGGCATGTTCAGCGGCATGGGCTCGTTCCTCACCGAACTGTTCCCTACGCGCATTCGTGGTTCGGGCCAAGGCTTCTGCTACAACATTGGCCGGGCGGTGGCGGCATTGTTCCCGCTGTTGATTGGTATTTTGAGCCAGAAGGTGCCGCTGAGCGTGGGTATCGGAGCGTTCGCCGCGGTGTCCTATGGCGTGGTGATCCTGGCGGCCCTGAGCCTGCCGGAAACCCAAGGCAAGCAGTTGGAAGCCGAGTAA
- a CDS encoding DUF2937 family protein, translating into MLLSYLRLVLFAVGLLVGVQVPGFINDYAKRVEAHLIEAQTGLQGFQGTANQFFKGDMQALVAHYRASEDPIFRSDADSLNTLLVRQQALDKQFQAMQGPWYIRLLQVALAADPDIRKETWNGYSYQILLTPEAMIWGISGALLLSFGLECLFRLIDWVVLGGKRLRQSRPIEERDLRGL; encoded by the coding sequence ATGTTGCTCAGTTATCTACGGCTGGTGTTGTTCGCGGTGGGCCTGTTGGTTGGGGTCCAGGTGCCGGGCTTCATCAATGATTACGCCAAGCGGGTCGAGGCCCACCTGATCGAGGCGCAGACCGGCCTGCAAGGGTTCCAGGGCACCGCCAATCAGTTCTTCAAGGGCGACATGCAAGCCCTGGTGGCCCATTACCGCGCCAGCGAAGACCCGATCTTTCGCAGCGACGCCGACAGCCTGAACACCTTGCTCGTGCGCCAGCAGGCCCTGGACAAGCAATTCCAGGCCATGCAGGGCCCGTGGTACATCCGCTTGCTGCAAGTGGCGCTGGCCGCCGATCCGGACATCCGCAAGGAAACCTGGAACGGCTACAGCTACCAGATCCTGTTGACTCCCGAGGCCATGATCTGGGGCATCAGCGGTGCGTTGTTGCTGTCGTTCGGCCTGGAGTGCCTGTTCCGCCTGATCGACTGGGTGGTGCTGGGCGGCAAGCGCCTGCGCCAGAGCCGGCCGATTGAAGAGCGGGATTTGCGCGGGCTCTGA
- a CDS encoding class II glutamine amidotransferase, with translation MCELLGMSANVPTDIVFSFTGLMQRGGKTGPHRDGWGIAFYEGRGLRLFQDPAASSESEVANLVQRYPIKSEVVIGHIRQANVGKVCLSNTHPFVRELWGRNWCFAHNGQLADFQPGVSFYRPVGDTDSEAAFCDLLNRVRQAFPEPVEVEQLLPSLIEACAEYRSKGVFNCLLSDGDWLFCYCSTKLAQITRRAPFGPARLKDVDVIVDFQAETTPNDVVTVIATEPLTENETWTRYEPGQWSLWRRGECVSHGRTE, from the coding sequence ATGTGTGAGTTATTGGGCATGAGCGCCAATGTGCCGACCGACATCGTGTTCAGCTTCACCGGGCTGATGCAGCGCGGCGGCAAGACCGGGCCGCATCGGGACGGTTGGGGCATCGCCTTCTACGAGGGCCGTGGCCTGCGCCTGTTCCAGGACCCGGCCGCCAGCAGCGAATCGGAAGTGGCGAACCTGGTGCAGCGCTATCCGATCAAGAGCGAAGTGGTGATCGGGCATATTCGCCAAGCCAACGTCGGCAAGGTCTGCCTGTCCAATACGCACCCGTTCGTGCGTGAGTTGTGGGGCCGCAACTGGTGTTTTGCCCACAATGGCCAACTCGCCGATTTCCAGCCGGGCGTGAGCTTCTACCGCCCGGTGGGCGATACCGATAGCGAAGCGGCTTTCTGCGATCTGCTCAACCGTGTGCGCCAGGCCTTCCCCGAACCGGTGGAGGTGGAACAATTGCTACCGTCGCTGATCGAGGCCTGCGCCGAATACCGCAGCAAAGGCGTGTTCAATTGCTTGCTCAGCGATGGCGACTGGCTGTTCTGCTATTGCTCGACCAAACTGGCCCAGATCACCCGTCGTGCGCCGTTCGGCCCGGCTCGGCTCAAGGATGTGGATGTGATAGTCGATTTCCAGGCTGAAACCACGCCCAACGACGTGGTCACGGTGATCGCCACCGAACCGTTGACCGAAAACGAAACCTGGACCCGCTACGAACCGGGCCAATGGAGCCTGTGGCGACGCGGCGAATGCGTCAGCCACGGCCGGACCGAATAA
- a CDS encoding S9 family peptidase, whose amino-acid sequence MSLSAHVSNAPIARRDPGVDPYAWLQERDTDAVLDYLKAENSYQEAQLADQAELRETLFQEIKGRILETDLSLPSPWGPYLYYTRTTAGDEYPRHYRCPRPADDSLNVDESREQLLLDPNVLAGGGFFSLGAFSISPDHQRLAYSLDTTGDEIYTLFVKELSNDKVSELSFADCDGSMTWANDSLTLFFGELDDTHRPHKLWRYRLDGTAAEEVFHEPDGRFFLHCYRSSSEKQLILSLGSKTTSEVWVLDAAQPQRPFTCLAPRVENHEYDVDHGLLDGQWTWLIRSNRDGINFALYQAADTGVAPTEADWQNLIPHSDTVMIDGLSLNAGAMTLSLREGGLPIIEVHPQGLPAYRVQLPDAAYSLHVQNSLEFVSERIRLRYEALNRPAQIRQLDLASGAQVVLKQTPVLGPFDADAYVSQRLWATAPDGTQVPISLVVKREALGRPVPLYLYGYGAYGESLDPWFSHSRLSLLDRGVAFAIAHVRGGGELGEAWYRAGKQEHKHNTFGDFIACAEHLIANGFTTAEQLAISGGSAGGLLIGAVLNQRPELFKVAIAEVPFVDVLNTMLDPDLPLTVTEYDEWGNPEEPDVYDRIRAYAPYENVSAQAYPALLVIAGYNDSRVQYWEAAKWVAKLRATKTDDHPLLLKTELGAGHGGMSGRYQGLRDVALEYAFVLKVLGVV is encoded by the coding sequence ATGTCCCTATCTGCCCACGTTTCCAACGCCCCGATTGCCCGCAGGGACCCCGGTGTTGACCCATACGCCTGGCTGCAGGAACGCGACACCGACGCCGTGCTCGACTACCTCAAGGCGGAAAACAGCTACCAGGAGGCGCAACTCGCCGACCAGGCCGAACTGCGCGAAACCCTGTTCCAGGAGATCAAGGGTCGGATTCTCGAGACCGACCTGTCACTGCCCTCGCCCTGGGGCCCGTACCTGTATTACACCCGTACCACGGCCGGTGACGAATACCCGCGCCACTACCGCTGCCCGCGTCCGGCCGATGACAGCCTGAACGTGGATGAAAGCCGTGAACAACTGCTGCTGGACCCGAACGTGCTGGCCGGCGGCGGCTTCTTTTCCCTGGGCGCTTTCAGCATCAGCCCTGACCACCAGCGCCTGGCCTACAGCCTGGACACCACGGGCGATGAGATCTACACCCTATTTGTGAAGGAATTGTCCAACGACAAGGTCAGCGAACTGTCCTTCGCCGATTGCGACGGCAGCATGACCTGGGCCAACGACAGCCTGACGCTGTTTTTCGGCGAGTTGGACGACACCCATCGCCCCCACAAACTCTGGCGCTATCGCCTGGACGGCACTGCCGCCGAAGAGGTGTTCCACGAGCCGGACGGGCGTTTCTTCCTGCATTGCTATCGTTCGAGTTCGGAAAAGCAGTTGATCCTGTCCCTGGGCAGCAAGACCACCAGCGAAGTCTGGGTACTGGACGCTGCGCAACCGCAGCGCCCCTTTACCTGCCTGGCGCCCCGCGTGGAAAACCATGAATACGACGTCGACCACGGCCTGCTCGATGGCCAATGGACCTGGTTGATCCGCAGCAACCGCGACGGGATCAACTTCGCCCTGTACCAGGCCGCCGACACAGGCGTGGCGCCGACCGAAGCCGACTGGCAGAACCTGATCCCCCACAGCGACACGGTGATGATCGACGGCCTGAGCCTGAACGCCGGGGCCATGACCTTGAGCCTGCGCGAAGGCGGCCTGCCGATCATCGAGGTTCACCCGCAAGGCTTGCCGGCCTATCGGGTGCAACTGCCGGACGCGGCCTACAGCCTGCATGTGCAAAACAGCCTGGAGTTCGTCAGCGAGCGCATTCGCCTGCGCTACGAGGCCCTGAACCGTCCGGCGCAGATCCGCCAGTTGGACCTGGCCAGCGGCGCACAGGTGGTGCTCAAGCAAACCCCGGTACTGGGCCCGTTCGACGCCGATGCCTACGTCAGCCAACGGCTGTGGGCCACGGCGCCAGACGGCACACAAGTGCCCATCAGCCTGGTGGTCAAGCGCGAAGCCCTCGGCCGACCGGTACCGCTGTACCTGTACGGCTACGGTGCCTATGGCGAAAGCCTCGACCCGTGGTTTTCCCATTCGCGGCTGAGCCTGCTTGACCGCGGCGTAGCGTTTGCCATCGCCCATGTGCGCGGCGGCGGCGAGCTGGGTGAAGCCTGGTATCGCGCCGGCAAGCAGGAACACAAGCACAACACGTTCGGCGATTTCATCGCCTGTGCCGAGCATTTGATCGCCAACGGCTTCACCACCGCCGAACAACTGGCAATCAGCGGCGGCAGCGCCGGTGGCCTGCTGATCGGCGCGGTGCTCAACCAACGCCCGGAGTTGTTCAAGGTTGCGATTGCCGAGGTGCCGTTCGTCGACGTGCTCAACACCATGCTCGACCCGGACTTGCCGCTGACCGTCACCGAGTACGACGAATGGGGCAATCCAGAGGAGCCGGACGTTTATGATCGGATCCGAGCCTACGCCCCGTACGAAAACGTCAGCGCCCAGGCGTACCCGGCGCTGCTGGTGATCGCCGGTTACAACGACAGCCGTGTGCAGTACTGGGAAGCGGCCAAGTGGGTGGCGAAATTGCGCGCCACCAAGACCGACGACCACCCCCTGCTGCTCAAGACCGAACTGGGCGCCGGCCACGGCGGAATGAGCGGGCGTTACCAGGGATTGCGTGACGTAGCGCTCGAATATGCATTTGTCTTGAAGGTTTTGGGGGTGGTCTGA
- a CDS encoding cyclic nucleotide-binding domain-containing protein: MSEPTLLNKEIRDWLMDCGLFDQLLPVDFAAASGYFSISAIAQGEAIFHEGDAGSFMCIIHTGQVAVQKTGPDGQPVTIATLRSGRAFGEMAVLDGERRSASCIAASDCQLLNLGKDSLEKMLNDAPKIAAKIIRALAVSLSKRLRMADGQLLSQQV, encoded by the coding sequence ATGTCAGAACCGACCTTACTGAATAAAGAAATCCGCGACTGGTTGATGGACTGCGGTCTGTTCGACCAGTTGCTGCCTGTGGACTTCGCCGCGGCGTCGGGCTATTTCAGCATCAGCGCCATCGCCCAGGGCGAAGCGATTTTCCACGAGGGCGATGCCGGCAGCTTCATGTGCATCATCCACACCGGCCAGGTAGCCGTGCAGAAAACCGGCCCCGACGGCCAACCCGTGACCATCGCCACGCTGCGCAGCGGCCGGGCATTCGGCGAAATGGCCGTGCTCGACGGCGAACGGCGCTCGGCCAGTTGCATCGCCGCCAGCGATTGCCAATTGCTAAACCTGGGCAAGGACTCCCTGGAAAAAATGCTCAACGACGCCCCCAAGATCGCCGCCAAGATCATCCGCGCCCTCGCCGTCTCCCTGTCCAAGCGCCTGCGCATGGCCGATGGGCAGTTGTTGTCGCAGCAGGTCTGA